From a region of the Chitinophaga caseinilytica genome:
- a CDS encoding PAS domain-containing sensor histidine kinase, translated as MNNADFGFDVLFKYATLGILVADTAGNIVMSNPFLLRQFGYTAEELEGQKVEKLIPDRYAGRHESHRDRFSHHPHNRPMGMGMDLFARRKDGTEFPVEISLGVYEAPNGRLVVAFVSDISLRKQSEDALRELNAELEQKVADRTESLSKLVKQMEMQMKEIERKDNELRMALQKEKDLNELKSRFVSMASHEFRTPLSTVLSSSYLISRYTAGEEQPQREKHIQRIVSSVNLLTDILNDFLSVGKIEEGRIHVRPATVNVESIIGATVQELFELNKKDQRISYVHTGDPEALLDPALLKHIILNLLSNAIKFSPESSAIGVSSEREGQQLVIRVADQGRGISEDDQAHLFERFFRGNNVSDIQGTGLGLHIVAKYTELMDGNIQCRSEVGNGTEFILTFQIPPNT; from the coding sequence ATGAATAACGCAGATTTCGGATTCGACGTATTATTCAAATATGCGACACTTGGTATACTGGTGGCCGATACAGCCGGTAATATCGTAATGTCCAACCCTTTCCTGCTCCGGCAGTTCGGATACACGGCCGAAGAGCTGGAAGGCCAGAAGGTGGAAAAACTCATTCCCGACCGCTACGCCGGCCGTCACGAAAGCCATCGCGACCGTTTCAGCCATCATCCCCATAACCGGCCCATGGGCATGGGAATGGATCTTTTCGCGCGGCGGAAAGACGGGACAGAATTCCCGGTGGAAATCAGTCTCGGTGTTTATGAAGCGCCCAACGGTCGCCTGGTGGTGGCCTTCGTGAGCGACATATCCCTGCGCAAACAGTCGGAAGACGCGCTGCGCGAATTGAACGCGGAACTGGAACAAAAGGTGGCGGATCGTACGGAATCGTTGTCGAAGCTCGTGAAGCAGATGGAAATGCAGATGAAGGAGATAGAGCGGAAAGACAATGAATTACGGATGGCCCTGCAGAAGGAAAAGGATTTGAACGAACTGAAGAGCCGCTTCGTTTCCATGGCTTCCCACGAATTCAGGACGCCCCTCAGCACCGTACTTTCCTCATCCTACCTCATTTCCCGCTATACGGCGGGAGAAGAGCAGCCGCAGCGCGAGAAGCACATCCAGCGGATCGTTTCCTCCGTCAACCTCCTGACCGATATTCTCAATGATTTCCTCAGCGTAGGCAAGATCGAGGAAGGAAGGATCCATGTGCGGCCGGCCACGGTAAACGTGGAATCCATCATCGGCGCCACCGTACAGGAACTCTTCGAGCTTAACAAAAAAGATCAGCGCATTTCGTACGTGCATACCGGTGACCCGGAAGCGCTTCTCGATCCGGCGTTGCTCAAACATATCATCCTCAACCTGTTGTCTAACGCCATCAAATTCTCGCCGGAAAGCAGCGCTATCGGCGTATCTTCCGAACGGGAAGGGCAGCAACTGGTGATCCGCGTGGCCGACCAGGGCCGCGGCATCAGCGAAGACGACCAGGCGCACCTTTTCGAACGCTTCTTCCGTGGCAACAACGTGTCAGATATTCAGGGCACCGGCCTCGGACTGCATATCGTAGCCAAGTATACCGAACTGATGGATGGCAACATCCAATGCCGCAGCGAAGTAGGAAACGGCACCGAATTTATTCTGACTTTTCAAATCCCGCCCAACACATGA
- a CDS encoding glycosyltransferase gives MKILADILVYLLVTGIFVYSVTLIISYIVIGINSVNETREYLHKNEATDYRLLAASPHAPTVSILAPAYNEGATIVDNVRSLLSLYYNKLELVVINDGSKDDSLQKLIDAYQLEKVDFFVNYRIPTKEVRAVYKTKHPAYNKLVVVDKVNGGKADALNVGINIATNDYIVCIDADCILEHDAILKMVKPFLEEGEKKVIASGGVIRIANSCEITNGRLTRVHLPDNYWARMQALEYIRAFLLGRMAWARLDGLLLISGAFGAFDKEIAIRCGGYNTNTVGEDMELVVRMRRYMHEQDVPYKVTYIPDPLCWTEAPETGTILTRQRNRWTRGTIETLRFHKKIFLNPRYDLLGALSYPYWLLFEMLAPLIEFTGFVVFLFLAFFGLINWHMFFAFLLFIVSFGYLNSVFAIYMEVYTYNQYRRRKEILKLVLAALTEPFIFHPFVVWAGVRGYFDFFRKSKNWGEMTRRGFGKAQPKNG, from the coding sequence ATGAAAATACTGGCCGATATCCTCGTTTACCTGCTGGTGACCGGCATCTTCGTATATTCCGTCACCCTCATCATCTCGTACATCGTCATCGGCATCAATTCCGTGAACGAAACGCGGGAATACCTGCATAAAAACGAAGCCACCGATTACCGCCTCCTGGCCGCATCACCGCATGCGCCCACTGTGAGCATCCTGGCGCCGGCATACAACGAAGGCGCAACCATCGTGGATAACGTGCGGTCGCTGCTGTCGCTGTATTACAACAAACTCGAACTGGTCGTCATCAACGACGGGTCGAAAGACGATAGCCTGCAAAAGCTTATCGACGCGTACCAGCTGGAAAAAGTGGATTTCTTCGTCAACTACCGCATCCCGACGAAAGAAGTGCGGGCCGTGTACAAAACGAAACACCCGGCCTACAACAAGCTCGTGGTGGTGGATAAAGTGAACGGGGGGAAGGCGGATGCGCTGAACGTGGGCATCAATATCGCAACCAACGATTATATCGTTTGCATCGACGCCGATTGTATCCTGGAGCACGACGCAATTCTCAAAATGGTGAAACCGTTCCTGGAAGAAGGGGAGAAGAAAGTGATCGCGTCGGGCGGGGTGATCCGCATCGCGAATTCCTGCGAGATCACCAATGGCCGCCTCACGCGTGTGCATCTCCCCGACAATTACTGGGCCCGTATGCAGGCGCTGGAATACATCCGCGCGTTTTTGCTGGGGCGCATGGCCTGGGCGCGGCTGGATGGGCTGCTGCTCATTTCCGGGGCATTCGGCGCGTTCGACAAGGAGATCGCTATCCGCTGCGGCGGTTATAATACCAATACGGTTGGGGAAGACATGGAACTGGTGGTAAGAATGCGGCGATATATGCATGAGCAGGACGTACCGTATAAAGTGACCTATATCCCTGATCCGCTCTGCTGGACGGAAGCCCCCGAGACCGGGACCATCCTCACCCGCCAGCGCAACCGCTGGACGCGGGGCACCATCGAAACGCTGCGTTTTCACAAGAAAATATTCCTGAACCCGCGGTACGATCTGCTGGGGGCATTGAGCTATCCCTACTGGCTGCTGTTCGAAATGCTGGCGCCGCTCATCGAGTTCACGGGGTTCGTGGTGTTTTTGTTCCTGGCTTTCTTCGGGCTCATCAACTGGCACATGTTCTTCGCGTTTTTGTTGTTCATCGTGTCTTTCGGGTACCTCAACAGCGTTTTTGCCATTTACATGGAAGTATATACCTATAACCAGTACCGCCGCCGCAAAGAGATCCTCAAACTGGTGCTGGCGGCGCTGACGGAGCCGTTCATATTCCATCCGTTCGTAGTATGGGCGGGCGTTCGCGGGTATTTCGATTTCTTCCGCAAGTCGAAGAACTGGGGCGAAATGACGCGCCGCGGTTTCGGCAAGGCACAGCCGAAAAACGGTTGA
- a CDS encoding glycoside hydrolase family 43 protein, producing MKRLILLCCAAAAFLPASAQQKSKRKMSGNPVFPGWYADPEAIIYGRNYWIFPTFSAPYEKQVFFDAFSSADLVKWKKHAHILDTAAVKWAKRAMWAPSVIQHHGKYWLFFGANDIQNDQEYGGIGVAVADRPEGPYRDHLGKPLVDKFHNGAQPIDQFVFRDKDGKHYLIYGGWRHCNIARLKDDFTGFEPFEDGTVFREITPEKYVEGPFMFIKNGKYYFMWSEGGWTGPDYSVAYAIADSPAGPFRRIGKILDQDPAIARGAGHHSVIHVPGTEKYFIVYHRRPIGETHANSRETCIEKLEFDENGLIKPVIITREGVPATKLPPVHYDK from the coding sequence ATGAAGCGCCTGATCCTCCTCTGCTGCGCCGCTGCGGCATTCCTCCCCGCCTCCGCACAGCAAAAATCCAAACGGAAAATGTCCGGCAACCCCGTTTTCCCGGGCTGGTACGCCGACCCGGAAGCCATCATCTACGGCCGGAACTATTGGATATTCCCCACTTTCTCCGCCCCGTACGAAAAACAGGTGTTCTTCGACGCCTTTTCCTCGGCCGACCTCGTGAAATGGAAAAAACACGCCCATATTCTCGACACCGCGGCCGTCAAATGGGCGAAACGCGCCATGTGGGCGCCGTCCGTGATCCAGCACCATGGGAAATACTGGCTGTTTTTCGGGGCCAACGATATTCAGAACGACCAGGAATATGGCGGCATCGGGGTGGCGGTGGCCGACAGGCCCGAAGGCCCCTACCGCGACCATCTCGGCAAACCGCTCGTAGACAAGTTCCATAACGGCGCCCAGCCCATCGACCAGTTCGTTTTCCGCGACAAAGACGGGAAACATTATCTTATTTACGGCGGCTGGCGCCATTGCAACATCGCGCGGCTGAAAGATGATTTTACGGGATTCGAACCGTTCGAAGACGGGACGGTTTTCCGCGAGATCACGCCGGAAAAATATGTGGAAGGGCCGTTCATGTTCATCAAAAACGGGAAATATTACTTCATGTGGTCGGAAGGCGGCTGGACGGGCCCCGACTACAGCGTGGCATACGCCATCGCCGATTCCCCGGCTGGCCCGTTCCGCCGGATCGGGAAAATACTGGACCAGGACCCCGCCATCGCAAGGGGCGCGGGTCATCATTCCGTCATTCATGTTCCCGGAACGGAAAAATACTTCATCGTCTATCACCGCCGCCCCATCGGTGAAACACACGCCAATTCCCGGGAAACCTGCATCGAAAAACTGGAATTCGACGAAAACGGCCTTATCAAACCCGTGATCATCACCCGCGAAGGCGTTCCCGCTACGAAATTGCCGCCCGTCCATTACGACAAATAA
- a CDS encoding universal stress protein has translation MKKIIVALDGLKLSESSMQTAIAVTAREKAHLVGVFLDDFTHNSFSIATAMETNDLEARMAKDKQIRDNAVKEFETACQAGGVNFTVRRDKSFALPDLLRESIYADLLIIGADETFTRLPEAAPTRFIRDLLSEVQCPVLISPLKWQPVEKTVMLYDGAPSSVFAIKMFSAILPETNKLPATVITVRGDDNHHVPENQLMKEFMKRHNPNAAYEVLQGDAENAILDHLLKADSKTLVVLGAYQRSTVSRWFKASMADLLMKAVPCALFIAHNK, from the coding sequence ATGAAAAAGATCATTGTTGCCCTCGACGGCCTTAAACTTTCGGAATCCAGTATGCAAACGGCCATAGCTGTCACCGCCCGGGAAAAAGCCCACCTCGTCGGCGTTTTCCTCGACGATTTCACCCACAACAGCTTTTCTATCGCTACCGCCATGGAAACCAACGACCTCGAAGCACGGATGGCCAAGGATAAACAGATCCGGGACAATGCGGTCAAAGAATTCGAAACCGCCTGCCAGGCCGGTGGCGTCAATTTCACCGTCCGCCGCGATAAATCGTTCGCCCTGCCCGACCTCCTACGGGAAAGCATATACGCCGATCTGCTGATCATCGGCGCCGACGAAACTTTCACCCGTTTACCCGAAGCCGCGCCCACCCGCTTCATCCGCGACCTGCTGTCGGAAGTGCAATGCCCCGTGCTAATCTCGCCCCTGAAATGGCAGCCGGTGGAAAAAACGGTGATGCTGTACGACGGGGCGCCGTCTTCCGTTTTCGCCATCAAAATGTTCTCCGCCATCCTGCCGGAAACGAACAAACTGCCGGCCACGGTGATCACCGTTCGGGGAGACGATAACCACCATGTTCCGGAAAACCAGCTGATGAAGGAGTTCATGAAAAGGCACAACCCCAACGCCGCATACGAAGTATTGCAGGGCGATGCGGAAAACGCCATCCTCGATCACCTGCTGAAGGCAGACAGCAAAACCCTCGTGGTGCTCGGCGCCTATCAGCGTAGCACCGTGAGCCGCTGGTTCAAGGCCAGCATGGCCGACCTGCTTATGAAAGCGGTACCCTGCGCCTTATTCATCGCACATAACAAGTAA
- a CDS encoding YaiO family outer membrane beta-barrel protein, with protein MRHILLTVIAAMISIVALAQDSDELFQLARKAAFDRKDYPEAIRLCRQALAKSPDYADIRVFLGRIYTWSDKTDSARAEFQYILQRKPEYEDAYVAIADLEYWNDRPAEAMQHINKGLEYHPQSEELLLRKARVLGFQKNLQEAAIYANKVLTINPNNAAARSLLSGIRDQVRKNKLDLSYDYTYFDKRFDDPWHMLSLAYGRQTPIGSVFARVNYAKKFGDDGVQGEVEAYPRFSNTFYSYVGAGYSNSSIFPKYRAGFSLYANLPKSFEAELGFRYLYFSSSTWVYTASLGKYWRSWWFNFRTYLTPGEDNLSKSFNLNARYYTAGADDFWLFGIGTGISPDDRRNNINYEINNSLMSYKLNLGWQKTFLRQNIIGLYGTWYYEEFRPSTYGNQINLGVSLMRRF; from the coding sequence ATGAGGCATATCCTTCTGACCGTTATCGCCGCCATGATATCGATTGTTGCGTTGGCGCAGGATTCCGATGAGCTTTTCCAGCTGGCCCGGAAGGCCGCGTTCGACCGGAAAGATTATCCAGAAGCGATCCGTCTTTGCCGGCAGGCCCTCGCCAAAAGCCCCGACTACGCCGATATCCGCGTTTTCCTCGGCCGTATCTACACCTGGAGCGACAAAACCGACAGCGCCCGCGCCGAGTTCCAGTATATCCTCCAGCGTAAGCCCGAATATGAAGACGCCTACGTGGCCATTGCCGACCTGGAATACTGGAACGACCGTCCCGCAGAAGCCATGCAGCACATCAACAAAGGACTGGAGTACCATCCCCAGTCCGAGGAATTGCTGCTACGCAAAGCCCGCGTGCTGGGGTTCCAGAAAAACCTGCAGGAAGCCGCCATATACGCAAATAAAGTATTGACCATCAATCCCAATAACGCCGCCGCCCGGTCGCTCCTCAGCGGTATCCGCGACCAGGTGCGGAAAAACAAGCTCGACCTCAGCTACGATTACACTTATTTCGACAAAAGGTTCGATGATCCCTGGCATATGCTGAGCCTCGCTTACGGCCGCCAAACCCCTATCGGGTCGGTTTTTGCACGGGTCAATTACGCAAAGAAGTTTGGCGACGACGGCGTGCAGGGCGAAGTGGAAGCCTATCCCCGCTTCTCCAACACGTTTTATTCTTACGTTGGCGCCGGTTACTCCAACAGTTCCATCTTCCCGAAATACCGTGCAGGCTTCTCCCTCTACGCCAACCTGCCGAAGAGCTTCGAAGCGGAACTGGGCTTCCGGTACCTGTATTTCAGCAGTTCCACCTGGGTGTACACGGCATCGCTGGGTAAATATTGGCGCAGCTGGTGGTTCAACTTCCGGACGTACCTCACGCCGGGCGAAGACAACCTGTCCAAATCCTTCAACCTCAACGCCCGGTATTATACCGCAGGGGCAGACGATTTCTGGCTCTTCGGCATCGGTACGGGGATTTCGCCCGACGACCGGCGCAACAACATCAACTACGAGATCAATAACAGCCTGATGTCGTACAAGTTGAACCTGGGTTGGCAGAAAACCTTCCTCCGCCAGAACATCATCGGCCTTTACGGCACCTGGTATTACGAAGAATTCCGGCCCAGCACCTACGGCAACCAGATCAACCTGGGCGTGAGCCTCATGCGCCGCTTCTAA
- a CDS encoding response regulator — protein MSTILLIEDNADIRENTAEILTMANYKVLTAADGMQGVQMTFEHHPDLIICDISMPVLDGYGVLHMLHKRNALQHTPFIFLTARTERTDMRKGMEMGADDFITKPFDAMELLQAIEIRLQKASKLKEDIAQGPGAISALLSATGGGDQLEALKNERNTQLFKKKQAVYSEGKHATNLFYIVKGKIKASKRHDNGKELITGLYNEGDYFGYTPLLSGGLYQDSAEAMEDAEIAMIPKADFEALMNGNPAVQRRLIQMLANNMAEKEEQLLGIAYNSLRRKVADALLALDKKYNAAGSMQFSIDISRDNLAAVAGVAKESLIRTLGDFRDEKLISIREGEIILEDRKKLARLLN, from the coding sequence ATGAGCACGATTCTCCTGATCGAAGACAATGCCGACATCCGCGAAAATACCGCGGAAATCCTCACCATGGCCAATTACAAGGTGCTGACCGCAGCCGATGGCATGCAAGGCGTGCAGATGACTTTCGAGCATCACCCGGATCTGATCATTTGCGATATTTCCATGCCCGTGCTCGACGGCTACGGCGTGCTGCACATGCTGCACAAACGCAACGCCCTCCAGCATACGCCCTTCATCTTCCTCACCGCCCGTACCGAAAGAACGGACATGCGCAAAGGCATGGAAATGGGGGCCGATGATTTCATCACCAAGCCCTTCGACGCCATGGAGCTTCTCCAGGCCATCGAAATCCGCCTGCAGAAAGCCAGTAAGCTGAAGGAAGACATCGCCCAGGGCCCCGGCGCCATTTCGGCGCTGCTGTCCGCAACCGGCGGCGGCGACCAGCTGGAGGCGCTGAAGAACGAGCGCAATACGCAGCTGTTCAAAAAGAAACAGGCCGTGTATTCCGAAGGGAAACACGCCACCAACCTGTTTTACATCGTCAAAGGAAAAATCAAGGCCAGCAAACGGCATGATAACGGGAAAGAGCTCATCACCGGTCTTTACAACGAAGGCGATTATTTCGGGTATACACCGCTGCTGAGTGGCGGATTGTACCAGGACAGCGCCGAAGCGATGGAAGACGCGGAGATCGCCATGATCCCGAAAGCGGATTTCGAAGCGCTCATGAACGGGAACCCCGCCGTACAGCGCCGCCTCATCCAGATGCTGGCCAACAACATGGCCGAAAAGGAAGAACAGCTGCTGGGCATCGCTTACAACTCCCTGCGCCGCAAAGTGGCCGACGCGTTGCTGGCACTCGATAAAAAATACAATGCGGCCGGTAGCATGCAGTTCAGCATCGACATCAGCCGCGATAACCTGGCCGCCGTTGCCGGCGTGGCCAAGGAATCCCTCATCCGGACGCTGGGAGATTTCCGCGACGAAAAGCTCATCAGCATCCGGGAGGGCGAAATTATCCTGGAAGACCGTAAGAAGCTGGCGCGCCTCCTGAATTAG
- a CDS encoding response regulator, which yields MKILIAEDDNLIRKTIEIKLAKDGYEIISCSEGNQALESIRSEKPDIVLTDIMLPSVSGLEIVSAIKQEGNPIKVIVLSTMGQENIVEEAFRLGADDYMTKPFSLTELSIRVKKLIQSR from the coding sequence ATGAAGATTTTAATTGCGGAAGATGATAACCTCATCCGGAAAACCATCGAGATAAAACTGGCAAAAGACGGTTATGAAATCATATCCTGTTCGGAGGGCAACCAGGCGCTGGAAAGCATCCGCTCCGAAAAGCCCGACATCGTGCTCACGGATATCATGCTGCCGTCCGTTTCCGGTCTCGAAATCGTAAGTGCCATCAAGCAGGAAGGGAACCCCATCAAGGTGATCGTACTGTCGACCATGGGGCAGGAAAATATCGTGGAAGAAGCCTTCCGCCTCGGCGCCGACGATTATATGACCAAGCCTTTCAGCCTGACGGAATTATCGATCCGCGTGAAAAAACTGATTCAGTCCCGTTAA
- a CDS encoding LTA synthase family protein, which yields MSLLLFLLILVLRAIDLFMIGTFPVPLGTIIGRALWADVLTFLSVIRWIVLPFLLLYMLVSPRAGNAFYISLIVLYVLVSFSLNLYFHQTSVPLGADLFGYNMHDIKQTVGAAAGSVPTATLVGLGVAVVVSAVAIVLFVRGRIRGDRRGFWFVLACILLFWIPISRSLTRSGLRSEYAGNIVLNKTGFFLAKSADYFFPSDAAYGAAGEDLKGDPLFTYKYLQPDAFPFLHAQPAGNNLQPYFRADSVKPNVVIILVEGLGRAFSGDNAYLGSFTPFLDSLGRGSLYFENLLSGGGRTFAVLPTMLGSLPFGKNGFAEMAPELPNSLTLMNLARHNGYGARFLYAGDASFDKMDLFVRNQGVDSIIDKSSFGDGYRLLPANSGGFTWGYGDDELFRKYFDATPDSGAPRLDIMLTVSTHSPFKIPDQARYNAMAEQRIKSFKLSAEETAAHMQYLNVYASVMYMDASVRGFFRQLQSRKDYANTIVLITGDHRLPEIPMRSKIDRYHTLLIVHSPLLAQHTRFSSVSSHFDVAPSFTRLLAGQYGWDIPQEATWVGTGLDTARAFRNVHHYPLMQTKNDVADYVAGPYFMNSGSLYRILPNMDLEPEDDEDTAGKLEAGFATYRKRNDRMVQTRQLLPDSLYSRYVRK from the coding sequence TTGTCTTTATTACTATTCCTGTTGATATTGGTGCTCCGCGCCATCGATCTTTTCATGATCGGAACGTTCCCGGTACCGTTGGGGACGATCATCGGCCGGGCGCTCTGGGCGGATGTGCTCACGTTCCTGTCTGTCATCCGCTGGATCGTACTGCCGTTCCTGTTACTGTATATGCTGGTAAGCCCCCGCGCCGGCAACGCTTTTTACATTTCACTGATCGTCCTGTATGTGTTGGTCAGCTTTTCCCTGAACCTGTATTTCCACCAAACGAGCGTGCCTTTGGGCGCCGACCTGTTCGGGTATAATATGCACGACATCAAGCAGACCGTGGGTGCCGCGGCCGGCTCCGTGCCAACGGCCACGCTGGTGGGCCTCGGCGTAGCCGTGGTCGTGTCTGCCGTGGCGATCGTGCTGTTCGTGAGGGGCCGCATCCGGGGCGACCGGCGCGGGTTCTGGTTCGTGCTGGCCTGTATATTGCTTTTCTGGATACCGATTTCACGGTCGCTCACCCGCAGCGGGTTGCGGTCGGAATATGCAGGGAACATCGTCCTCAATAAAACCGGTTTCTTCCTCGCCAAATCGGCCGATTACTTTTTCCCGAGCGATGCCGCTTATGGCGCTGCGGGGGAGGATTTGAAGGGCGATCCGCTGTTTACGTATAAATATCTGCAGCCGGACGCGTTCCCTTTCCTGCACGCGCAGCCGGCGGGGAACAACCTCCAGCCGTACTTCCGTGCCGATTCGGTGAAGCCCAATGTGGTGATCATTCTGGTGGAAGGGTTGGGACGTGCCTTTTCGGGCGACAACGCTTACCTGGGGAGTTTTACGCCGTTCCTCGATTCCCTCGGGCGGGGGAGCCTTTATTTCGAAAACCTGCTTTCCGGCGGCGGACGAACGTTCGCCGTATTGCCCACCATGCTGGGATCGCTGCCGTTCGGCAAAAACGGTTTCGCGGAAATGGCGCCCGAACTGCCCAATTCCCTCACGCTCATGAACCTTGCCCGGCATAACGGCTATGGCGCCAGGTTTCTCTATGCGGGAGACGCCAGTTTCGATAAAATGGACCTTTTCGTCCGCAACCAGGGCGTGGATTCCATTATCGATAAATCCTCGTTCGGCGATGGGTACCGCCTGCTGCCGGCCAACAGCGGCGGGTTTACCTGGGGTTACGGCGACGATGAGCTGTTCCGCAAATACTTCGACGCCACGCCCGATTCCGGTGCGCCGCGGCTGGATATCATGCTGACCGTTTCCACGCACTCGCCGTTCAAAATCCCCGACCAGGCGCGGTATAACGCCATGGCGGAGCAACGGATCAAATCATTTAAATTGTCCGCGGAAGAAACTGCTGCGCACATGCAGTACCTGAACGTGTATGCGTCGGTGATGTATATGGACGCGTCTGTACGGGGCTTCTTCCGTCAGCTGCAATCCAGGAAGGATTACGCGAACACGATCGTGCTCATCACGGGCGACCACCGCTTGCCCGAGATCCCCATGCGCTCGAAGATCGACCGGTATCATACGCTGCTGATCGTGCATTCGCCGCTGCTGGCCCAGCATACCCGGTTCTCGTCCGTTTCTTCGCATTTCGACGTGGCGCCTTCCTTTACGCGGTTGCTCGCCGGCCAGTACGGCTGGGACATTCCGCAGGAAGCCACCTGGGTGGGCACGGGCCTCGATACGGCGCGCGCTTTCCGCAACGTGCATCATTATCCGCTCATGCAAACGAAAAACGACGTGGCCGATTATGTGGCCGGACCGTACTTCATGAATTCCGGATCGCTGTACCGCATCCTCCCGAATATGGACCTCGAGCCGGAAGACGACGAAGATACCGCCGGGAAACTGGAAGCCGGGTTTGCCACATACCGCAAACGGAACGACCGTATGGTACAAACCCGCCAACTACTGCCGGATTCGCTCTATAGCCGGTATGTGCGGAAGTGA
- a CDS encoding HEAT repeat domain-containing protein — MLEPSTIPEATLYAYTVLFAAIMIIVLLMTAAVLRRRRIRYRTEKRVQEYFDQWLGDLLLGEINENSHIEIPEELLDRPHNRLAREFAINQLINTKKNLIGQAARNVIQLYRLLGLRKTSWDKFTSPLWYRKARGIYELYMMEQRDTGGAIGKHTNHRNAYVRAEAQTALLAFEGFEGLRFLGGLTQPMNNWQQLKLLEQLHALDPGNFEGLPQWLGSANDSVVIFALKLAEIYQQLQVREEATRCLQHPNSHVREQAVKTLVHIGDEEAGKLLAEQYPTETEHNRKVILEGLEHVATDAQRGFLETTLASDDPAVQLQSARIISRCLKGGEAIIAAKALAQPEPYRQILLHIQSNPAR, encoded by the coding sequence TTGCTGGAACCGAGCACCATACCCGAGGCAACCCTGTATGCATATACGGTCCTGTTCGCGGCGATCATGATCATCGTCCTGTTAATGACCGCCGCCGTGCTCCGCCGCCGCCGTATACGGTACCGGACGGAAAAACGCGTGCAGGAATATTTCGATCAGTGGCTGGGAGACCTTCTTCTGGGAGAAATCAACGAAAACAGCCATATCGAAATACCGGAAGAACTGCTCGACCGCCCCCATAACCGCCTCGCGCGCGAGTTCGCCATCAATCAGCTCATCAATACCAAAAAGAACCTCATCGGCCAGGCTGCCCGTAACGTTATACAGCTGTACCGGCTGTTAGGGCTGCGGAAAACTTCGTGGGACAAATTCACCAGTCCGCTCTGGTACCGCAAGGCCCGCGGCATTTACGAGCTGTACATGATGGAGCAGCGCGACACCGGCGGCGCCATCGGCAAACATACCAACCATCGCAACGCATACGTGCGCGCCGAAGCCCAGACCGCCTTGCTGGCGTTCGAAGGGTTCGAAGGGCTCCGGTTCCTCGGGGGCCTCACCCAGCCCATGAACAACTGGCAGCAGCTCAAGCTGCTCGAACAGCTGCACGCCCTCGACCCCGGGAACTTCGAAGGCCTGCCGCAGTGGCTCGGTTCGGCGAACGACAGCGTGGTGATCTTTGCGCTGAAGCTCGCCGAGATCTACCAGCAGCTCCAGGTCAGGGAAGAAGCCACCCGCTGCCTGCAGCATCCCAATTCCCATGTACGCGAACAGGCCGTGAAAACGCTGGTACATATCGGCGACGAAGAAGCCGGCAAACTGCTCGCCGAACAATACCCGACGGAAACGGAGCACAACCGCAAAGTGATCCTGGAAGGCCTCGAACATGTGGCTACAGACGCGCAGCGCGGGTTTCTCGAAACCACGCTGGCCAGCGACGACCCCGCCGTTCAACTCCAATCGGCCCGCATCATTTCCCGCTGCCTGAAAGGCGGGGAAGCCATCATCGCCGCCAAAGCCCTGGCCCAGCCGGAACCCTACCGGCAAATATTGCTTCACATTCAAAGCAACCCTGCACGATGA